A window of Castanea sativa cultivar Marrone di Chiusa Pesio chromosome 1, ASM4071231v1 contains these coding sequences:
- the LOC142612993 gene encoding gibberellin-regulated protein 4-like, with the protein MAIAKFVAALLLALIALSMLQTMVMASHGHGGHHYDNTNKFGPGSLKSYQCPSQCTRRCSKTQYHKPCMFFCQKCCKKCLCVPPGYYGNKAVCPCYNNWKTKEGGPKCP; encoded by the exons ATGGCCATTGCTAAGTTTGTTGCTGCCTTGCTCTTGGCCCTCATTGCCCTCTCCATGCTTCAAACCATG GTTATGGCTTCTCATGGGCATGGTGGACATCACTATGACAACACT AACAAGTTTGGACCTGGGAGTCTCAAGAGCTACC AATGCCCATCACAATGCACGAGGAGGTGCAGCAAGACCCAATACCATAAGCCCTGCATGTTCTTCTGTCAGAAATGCTGCAAAAAGTGCCTTTGTGTGCCCCCAGGGTATTATGGGAACAAAGCTGTTTGCCCCTGCTACAACAACTGGAAGACCAAGGAGGGAGGCCCCAAGTGCCCTTGA